A genomic window from Salvia miltiorrhiza cultivar Shanhuang (shh) chromosome 5, IMPLAD_Smil_shh, whole genome shotgun sequence includes:
- the LOC131025960 gene encoding uncharacterized protein LOC131025960, translated as MSSSSSEYDVEETTASAAVAEAEAFMEEYMRQYMEDDSIHQHVLQAISSNTPHTRRYVQRDREGAHERLMRDYFDDNPTWGPNVFRRHFRMRKELFTRIVNALEAHNTWFQQRPDATGKKGFTPLQKCTNAVRQLAYGGPADHYDEYLWVSETTGYECMRHFCRGVIEVFGGHYLRRPTVDDCQRLMEMHEQRHGFLGMLGSLDCMHWTWKNCPVAWKGQFTRGDHGVPTIMLEAVASQDLWIWHAFFGVAGSNNNINVLNQSTLFNDVLQGQVPSIPFTVNGTQYAHGYYFIDGIYPEWTTFVKSFQHPQDPKRRKFKEMQEAARKDVERAFGILQARWAMIRGPSRLWYKENITDIMYACIILHNMIIKDEGEMASQWVEDEPSTSSNNIAGEINRGSVGGFNEYLRRGARIWGKIVALPAVPMMLELVELERLQPVEEVAVVTAGCKLGKSVAVEFVELEEELMISGGRWNLGKKVTAGF; from the exons atgtcttcatcttcttctgaaTATGATGTTGAAGAAACAACTGCATCTGCAGCTGTAGCTGAAGCTGAAGCCTTTATGGAAGAGTACATGCGCCAATACATGGAGGATGATAGTATCCATCAACATGTGCTTCAAGCAATATCGTCAAACACACCTCACACGAGAAGATATGTGCAAAGAGATCGGGAAGGAGCACACGAGCGACTCATGCGGGATTATTTTGATGATAATCCAACATGGGGTCCCAATGTATTTCGGCGGCATTTTCGGATGCGAAAAGAGTTATTCACTCGCATAGTGAATGCTTTGGAAGCCCACAACACATGGTTTCAACAAAGACCCGATGCCACAGGGAAGAAAGGTTTCACGCCACTACAAAAATGCACGAATGCGGTTAGACAGTTGGCATATGGTGGCCCAGCTGATCACTACGATGAGTACCTGTGGGTTTCTGAAACAACAGGGTACGAGTGCATGCGCCACTTCTGCCGAGGTGTTATTGAGGTTTTCGGTGGACACTACTTGAGGCGGCCAACCGTTGATGACTGTCAGCGCTTGATGGAGATGCACGAGCAGAGGCATGGCTTTCTTGGaatgctcgggagtcttgattgtatgcactGGACATGGAAAAATTGCCCAGTAGCATGGAAAGGCCAATTCACCCGTGGCGATCATGGAGTCCCAACAATTATGCTTGAGGCGGTTGCATCTCAAGATTTGTGGATCTGGCATGCTTTTTTTGGAGTTGCAGGGTCCAACAATAATATAAACGTGCTTAATCAGTCTACACTATTCAACGACGTTCTACAAGGGCAAGTGCCTTCCATCCCATTCACAGTAAATGGCACGCAATATGCCCATGGATACTACTTTATAGACGGTATATATCCTGAGTGGACAACTTTTGTCAAGAGCTTCCAACATCCTCAAGATCCAAAAAGAAGGAAGTTCAAGGAAATGCAAGAAGCTGCGAGGAAGGATGTAGAACGTGCGTTTGGGATTCTCCAAGCTCGTTGGGCAATGATTAGAGGTCCGAGTCGCCTCTGGTATAAAGAAAACATCACTGACATTATGTATGCTTGCATTATTTTacataatatgataattaaagaTGAAGGGGAAATGGCAAGCCAATGGGTTGAAGACGAACCAAGCACGTCGAGCAACAATATTGCAGGGGAAATAAATCGTGGTTCGGTAGGAGGATTCAACGAGTACCTCAGAAGGGGTGCTAGA ATTTGGGGGAAAATAGTGGCCTTGCCGGCAGTGCCGATGATGCTGGAGTTGGTGGAGCTGGAGCGATTACAGCCAGTGGAGGAAGTGGCGGTGGTGACGGCCGGCTGTAAATTGGGGAAGTCGGTGGCGGTGGAATTTGTGGAACTGGAGGAGGAGCTTATGATTTCTGGCGGCCGATGGAATTTGGGGAAGAAGGTGACGGCCGGCTTCTGA